The following are encoded together in the Panicum virgatum strain AP13 chromosome 6K, P.virgatum_v5, whole genome shotgun sequence genome:
- the LOC120713309 gene encoding protein NUCLEAR FUSION DEFECTIVE 4-like, translating into MATGNVKVKTGTRPPWVGLAAAVWVQMAAGNAYTFPLYSPALKSVLGYDQRQLAMLGVANDVGENFGVVAGVLCNSLPPWLVLLDGAAFCFVGFGTLWLAVSETVIGMPRGVVAGLLKGYVGLSAALFTQIFSGVLHRSPTALLLLLAVGLPVVCLSTMYYARPCTPALGAGGDEDAALRRAYLVGTTVLGSAVELSDATSYAFFGVTVLLLLALLAIPVKMTLFKKKKQPAASSAEPPASPEEEPFLIPSDAPPADGDSEKLAVLLAEGEGAVLLRISPTTTVLLSLFGLGNFLGRLGGGGISEKFVRSTLLVPRPIWMSLTQAVLAVVYLCLAYTLAPGAVYACVTAIDVCYGVQFAVMIPTTSELFGLKNFGLFYNLMTVANPLAAVLFSEELVGRLYDGEAARQRHGGHPHACLGAECFRVSFVVLAGCCALGTAVSLVLAARIRPVYRALYAGGSFRLPNSSQQH; encoded by the exons ATGGCGACCGGCAACGTGAAGGTGAAGACCGGGACGCGGCCGCCGTGGgtggggctggcggcggcggtgtgggtGCAGATGGCGGCGGGCAACGCGTACACGTTCCCGCTCTACTCGCCGGCGCTCAAGTCGGTGCTCGGCTACGACCAGCGGCAGCTCGCCATGCTCGGAGTCGCCAACGACGTCGGCGAGAACTTCGGCGTCGTCGCTGGCGTGCTCTGCAACAGCCTCCCGCCCTGGCTCGTGCTGCTCGACGGTGCCGCGTTCTGCTTCGTCGGCTTCGGCACGCTCTGGCTCGCCGTCAGCGAGACCGTGATCGGCATGCC ACGCGGGGTCGTCGCCGGCCTCCTCAAGGGCTACGTCGGCCTAAGCGCGGCGCTCTTCACCCAGATCTTCTCCGGCGTGCTCCACCGCTCGCCCacggcgctcctcctcctcctcgccgtcggcctCCCCGTGGTGTGCCTCTCCACCATGTACTACGCCAGGCCGTGCACCCCggcgctcggcgccggcggcgatgaggACGCCGCCTT GCGGCGAGCGTACCTCGTCGGGACGACGGTCCTGGGCAGCGCCGTCGAGCTCTCCGACGCCACCAGCTACGCGTTCTTCGGCGTCACCGTGCTGCTGCTCCTGGCGCTCCTCGCGATTCCAGTGAAGATGACACTGTTCAAGAAAAAGAAGCAGCCAGCAGCTTCGAGCGCCGAGCCACCGGCGTCGCCCGAGGAGGAGCCATTTCTGATCCCATCggacgcgccgccggccgacggCGACTCTGAAAAGCTGGCCGTCCTGCTGGCGGAAGGGGAGGGTGCCGTG CTCTTGCGCATATCACCAACAACGACCGTCTTGCTGTCCCTATTCGGGCTCGGCAACTTCCTCggccggctcggcggcggcggcatctcgGAGAAGTTCGTGCGGTCGACGCTGCTGGTTCCCCGGCCCATCTGGATGTCGCTGACGCAGGCCGTCCTCGCCGTCGTCTACCTCTGTCTGGCCTACACCCTCGCCCCCGGCGCCGTCTATGCCTGCGTCACCGCCATCGACGTCTGCTACGGCGTGCAGTTCGCCGTGATGATCCCAACGACGTCGGAGCTGTTTGGGCTCAAGAACTTCGGCCTCTTCTACAACCTCATGACCGTGGCGAACCcgctggcggcggtgctctTCTCCGAGGAGCTCGTGGGGCGGCTCTACGACGGAGAGGCCGCGAGGCAGCGGCACGGCGGGCACCCGCACGCCTGCCTTGGCGCGGAGTGCTTCAGGGTGTCGTTCGTGGTGCTGGCCGGGTGCTGTGCgctggggacggcggtgagctTGGTGCTGGCGGCGAGGATACGCCCGGTGTACCGGGCGCTGTACGCCGGCGGGTCGTTCAGGCTGCCGAATAGCTCCCAGCAGCACTGA